The following proteins are encoded in a genomic region of Sorangiineae bacterium MSr12523:
- the murJ gene encoding murein biosynthesis integral membrane protein MurJ yields MQGQREDGREERKKLVARAGIVGAGTLVSRVLGLAREMACAALFRVEMMDAFFVAFTIPNALRQLLGEGAITSAVVPVLSGKLATEDAREKNARAFFANVRGVSLIALLVTTVLGIVFARPLTELFAGGYRTRPVEFERTVQFTRVVFPYIFFMGTAALGMAALNAKRRFAVAAFAPGLLNVAFLLAVFLLPGPFERAGIDPGHAMVAGALLGGALQVLAQWPALRAIGYASWPRFDFSDPGVREVFRRMVPMTFGIGVYYIDLVLSRRFLSELGPGAQSYFSWAMRLCEFPQGIFVLALSTAALPSLSAFAARGDMQELGKTYAHGMRLSLFVAIPASCALAFLAEPIVATLLQRGEFNAFAARETSRALIWQGGAIWTVAAVRQLVPVFFALGNTRTPVIVSALDLVAFIALAVGLRGSMGHAGISAAVAGSSAVQMVLLFAALRWRLPDLHLREIGRSAVRTLAASLVAAAAGALAARGTAMLGPAGGTFEHAAPGVAAMVVFVGAFLVWAHLFGSPELAPLVSGLRRRLARGKAAR; encoded by the coding sequence ATGCAGGGGCAACGCGAGGACGGCCGCGAGGAACGGAAGAAGCTGGTCGCACGGGCCGGCATCGTCGGGGCGGGGACCCTGGTGTCGCGCGTTCTCGGTCTCGCGCGGGAAATGGCATGCGCCGCGCTGTTTCGCGTGGAGATGATGGACGCGTTTTTCGTCGCGTTCACCATCCCGAATGCGCTTCGGCAGCTTCTGGGCGAGGGGGCGATCACGAGCGCCGTGGTGCCCGTGCTGAGTGGGAAGCTCGCCACGGAGGATGCCCGCGAAAAGAACGCGCGCGCCTTCTTCGCCAACGTGCGCGGCGTTTCGCTGATCGCGCTGCTGGTGACCACGGTGCTGGGCATCGTGTTCGCGCGGCCGCTGACCGAGCTTTTCGCCGGCGGATACCGCACGCGGCCCGTCGAATTCGAGCGAACCGTGCAATTTACACGGGTCGTCTTCCCGTACATTTTCTTCATGGGCACGGCCGCTTTGGGCATGGCCGCGCTCAACGCCAAGCGGCGATTCGCCGTGGCCGCGTTTGCGCCGGGGCTGCTCAACGTCGCCTTTTTGCTGGCTGTGTTCCTGCTTCCGGGGCCGTTCGAGCGCGCGGGGATCGACCCGGGGCACGCGATGGTCGCAGGGGCGCTCCTCGGCGGCGCGCTGCAGGTTCTGGCGCAGTGGCCTGCGCTCCGCGCCATTGGCTACGCGAGCTGGCCGCGCTTCGATTTTTCGGATCCGGGGGTGCGTGAGGTCTTTCGGCGCATGGTGCCCATGACCTTCGGCATCGGCGTCTATTACATCGACTTGGTCCTGTCGCGCCGGTTTCTGTCGGAGCTCGGGCCGGGCGCGCAGAGCTATTTCTCCTGGGCCATGCGGCTGTGCGAATTTCCGCAGGGCATCTTCGTGCTGGCGCTGTCCACCGCCGCGTTGCCCTCGCTGTCCGCGTTTGCGGCACGCGGCGACATGCAGGAGCTGGGAAAGACGTACGCGCACGGGATGCGGCTGTCGCTGTTCGTGGCCATCCCGGCCAGCTGCGCGCTCGCGTTTCTCGCGGAGCCCATCGTGGCCACGTTGCTTCAGCGCGGCGAGTTCAACGCCTTCGCGGCGCGCGAAACGTCCCGCGCGTTGATCTGGCAGGGCGGGGCGATCTGGACGGTGGCCGCCGTGCGGCAGCTGGTGCCCGTGTTTTTCGCGCTGGGGAACACGCGCACTCCGGTCATCGTGAGCGCGCTCGATCTGGTCGCGTTCATCGCGCTGGCCGTGGGGCTTCGAGGTTCGATGGGGCATGCGGGCATCAGCGCGGCGGTGGCCGGTTCGAGCGCGGTCCAGATGGTGCTGCTGTTCGCGGCGCTGCGCTGGCGTCTGCCGGATCTGCACCTTCGGGAAATCGGGCGCTCGGCGGTGCGGACCTTGGCCGCGTCCCTGGTGGCGGCGGCGGCCGGAGCGCTCGCGGCGCGGGGGACGGCCATGCTGGGGCCAGCGGGCGGGACCTTCGAGCATGCCGCGCCCGGGGTGGCGGCCATGGTGGTCTTCGTGGGGGCGTTTTTGGTCTGGGCGCACCTCTTTGGCTCCCCAGAGCTCGCGCCGCTCGTGTCGGGGCTCCGCCGGCGGCTCGCTCGTGGTAAGGCAGCGCGATGA
- a CDS encoding DUF971 domain-containing protein, protein MADPRIKCLKVRSPRGATVTEIDWGDGHKGIYPHDILRGYCPCAGCQGHSATIRFIECSGVQIELDDLEPVGNYALALKWFDGHNTGLYSYRYLRALCHCNECQPNYAEKERLELTRM, encoded by the coding sequence GTGGCCGACCCGAGAATCAAATGCCTCAAGGTGCGTTCGCCGCGCGGCGCCACGGTGACCGAGATCGACTGGGGCGACGGTCACAAGGGCATCTACCCGCACGATATTCTGCGCGGCTACTGCCCGTGCGCCGGCTGCCAAGGCCACTCGGCGACCATCCGTTTCATCGAGTGCAGCGGCGTGCAAATCGAGTTGGATGACCTCGAGCCGGTGGGCAACTACGCCCTCGCGCTCAAATGGTTCGACGGCCACAACACGGGCCTTTACTCGTACCGCTACCTGCGCGCGCTCTGCCACTGCAACGAGTGCCAGCCGAACTACGCCGAAAAAGAGCGCCTCGAGCTCACTCGGATGTAG
- a CDS encoding carbohydrate kinase, with amino-acid sequence MKVPYDVITFGEVLWDLFDDGEDTYRRFVGGGSSNVAVALAREGRRVAVVAGVGRDRFGDELIRRLDEFGVDTQFMVRLAERTALTFIARNANGEPHFTNYRQASANLALAARHITSSMARARWVHLGTCSLIANSNGMVEATRAFETHAARHRAYKSIDLNARPNLWANQNAALDELERLLPGCALIKASLGDLVAFGIGIGDLKDIAPDAVVLVTRGAEGATAYFGSSGRVSIAPTPTTPVDATGAGDAFIAGVLAHLVEKEAGPGSAAWGDPNLWTDALSRGHSLGVIAVSKLGGT; translated from the coding sequence ATGAAAGTGCCTTACGACGTCATCACCTTTGGCGAAGTGCTCTGGGACCTTTTCGACGATGGGGAGGACACCTACCGCCGCTTCGTGGGCGGCGGCTCGTCCAACGTCGCGGTGGCGCTTGCCCGCGAAGGGCGCCGCGTCGCCGTGGTCGCCGGGGTCGGGCGCGATCGCTTCGGGGATGAACTGATCCGACGTCTCGACGAGTTCGGCGTCGACACGCAGTTCATGGTGCGCCTGGCCGAGCGCACCGCGCTCACCTTCATCGCGCGCAATGCGAATGGCGAGCCGCACTTCACGAACTACCGCCAGGCATCGGCGAACTTGGCGCTCGCGGCGCGGCACATCACGTCGTCGATGGCGCGGGCGCGGTGGGTCCATCTCGGCACGTGCAGCCTGATTGCGAACAGCAACGGCATGGTCGAGGCCACGCGCGCCTTCGAGACGCACGCCGCCCGGCACCGCGCGTACAAGTCCATCGACCTGAACGCGCGGCCGAACCTCTGGGCCAACCAGAACGCGGCCCTCGACGAGCTGGAGCGGCTTCTGCCCGGGTGCGCGCTCATCAAAGCGTCGCTGGGCGACCTGGTCGCGTTCGGCATCGGCATCGGTGACCTGAAGGACATCGCGCCCGACGCCGTCGTTCTGGTCACGCGCGGCGCGGAGGGGGCGACGGCTTACTTCGGCAGCTCCGGGCGAGTGTCCATCGCCCCCACGCCCACGACCCCCGTCGATGCGACCGGGGCGGGGGACGCCTTCATCGCGGGCGTGCTCGCGCACCTCGTCGAGAAGGAGGCGGGGCCAGGCTCTGCGGCGTGGGGTGACCCAAATCTCTGGACGGACGCCCTTTCGCGTGGGCATAGCCTGGGCGTGATTGCCGTTTCCAAGCTTGGAGGGACCTGA
- the recO gene encoding DNA repair protein RecO — translation MKAIQTEALLLRAVAYGESDVIATFFTRTEGKISALSRGARKSVRRVGGALEPVHTLLVSLEDRGRELATLKEARVVRQRSGVVGDLDALDAAGVALRWLRHVCPPRTPEPRAWDTMNTLLDVLDAREQPPRSALAAAALRLLADVGYALELEQCVRCGRPCPAGKAAFVDPSRGGLVCQSCGGARMRLGGDLRERALEIAAGGNPALTKDEAEELLVLVDATMAVHAPGLE, via the coding sequence GTGAAGGCGATTCAAACGGAGGCACTGCTCCTTCGGGCCGTGGCATACGGGGAGAGTGATGTCATTGCGACGTTCTTCACGCGGACCGAAGGGAAGATCTCCGCGCTATCGCGTGGTGCACGCAAGAGCGTGCGGCGGGTCGGGGGCGCGCTGGAGCCGGTCCACACTTTGCTCGTGTCGCTCGAAGATCGCGGGCGCGAGCTTGCCACGCTCAAGGAGGCGCGGGTCGTGAGGCAGCGTTCCGGCGTGGTGGGTGACTTGGATGCTCTGGACGCGGCGGGCGTTGCGCTTCGATGGCTTCGGCACGTCTGTCCGCCGCGAACGCCGGAACCCCGCGCGTGGGACACGATGAATACCTTGCTCGATGTGCTCGACGCACGCGAGCAGCCGCCACGTTCGGCGTTGGCCGCCGCAGCGTTGCGCCTTTTGGCGGACGTGGGGTACGCCCTGGAGCTCGAACAGTGCGTGCGTTGTGGAAGGCCTTGTCCGGCGGGCAAGGCGGCCTTCGTCGATCCATCGCGCGGCGGGCTCGTGTGCCAGTCGTGCGGCGGAGCGCGGATGCGGCTGGGGGGCGATCTTCGCGAGCGGGCGTTGGAGATTGCCGCGGGCGGTAACCCGGCATTGACGAAGGACGAAGCGGAGGAGCTGCTCGTGTTGGTCGACGCGACGATGGCTGTGCACGCACCGGGACTCGAATGA
- a CDS encoding helix-turn-helix domain-containing protein, translated as MSIAEVSRVTRIPAATLSAIESDHFDDLPGEVFVRGFLRSYAQAVGVVPNEVLARYTSSRRVVFVTPLPTPSPVHAAREGQGRRFGVAIAFVLLLILFTLALSIVLKPRGHDMPKELSFLQMDDASSEIVHVKRG; from the coding sequence ATGAGCATCGCGGAGGTGTCGCGCGTTACGCGTATCCCCGCTGCCACACTTTCCGCCATCGAGAGCGACCACTTCGACGACTTGCCGGGAGAAGTCTTCGTCCGCGGGTTCCTGAGGTCGTACGCGCAAGCGGTAGGAGTCGTTCCCAACGAGGTTCTTGCTCGATACACGTCCAGCCGGCGTGTCGTCTTCGTGACGCCGCTTCCCACGCCGAGCCCGGTGCATGCCGCACGGGAAGGGCAGGGGCGCCGTTTTGGCGTGGCCATCGCGTTCGTGCTGCTGCTCATCCTGTTTACGCTGGCCCTCTCCATCGTGCTGAAGCCGCGTGGGCATGACATGCCCAAGGAGCTGTCGTTCCTACAGATGGACGACGCATCCAGCGAAATCGTGCACGTAAAACGAGGCTAA
- a CDS encoding Crp/Fnr family transcriptional regulator, producing MESSRPRYSERVPAVDGELGPAEQARLISRYGRRVSAGETIFREGEPATEAFLVQDGRIRLLKRVRMVERSLLLLKPGDLFGEAALLGDTPLSAMPIGEVSLRQSGTLSAAGGLEDAMIRRHAEGAVARNSTAVALTDATLLVLSRSAFRGMFENYPGIATRVIEQLIFRVRDAEDQIEIMLLRDTQLKVVSALLKLAQRAMGSAEIAMSPVELSSRVGLDVDTVKRTVQRLREQQYVRIVGERIEIPDVEALRRLYVLLGTKDEIHGESTQR from the coding sequence TTGGAGAGCAGTCGACCGCGCTACAGCGAGCGCGTGCCCGCCGTCGATGGGGAGCTTGGACCAGCCGAACAGGCCCGCCTCATTAGCCGCTATGGCCGTCGTGTTTCGGCCGGCGAGACGATTTTTCGCGAAGGCGAACCCGCCACCGAGGCCTTTTTGGTCCAGGACGGACGCATTCGCCTCCTCAAACGGGTGCGCATGGTCGAGCGGAGCTTGCTGCTCCTCAAGCCGGGCGATCTCTTTGGCGAGGCCGCGCTCCTCGGCGACACCCCGCTTTCGGCGATGCCCATTGGCGAGGTGTCCTTGCGGCAATCCGGCACGCTTTCCGCGGCGGGCGGCCTCGAGGACGCGATGATTCGCCGCCACGCGGAGGGGGCGGTCGCGCGCAATTCCACGGCGGTGGCATTGACCGACGCGACCTTGCTGGTCCTCAGTCGCAGCGCCTTTCGCGGCATGTTCGAGAACTACCCGGGGATTGCCACCCGGGTCATCGAGCAGCTCATTTTCCGGGTGCGCGACGCGGAAGACCAAATCGAGATCATGCTGCTGCGCGACACGCAGCTCAAAGTCGTGAGCGCTTTGTTGAAGCTCGCCCAACGGGCCATGGGCTCGGCGGAGATTGCCATGTCGCCCGTGGAGCTCTCCTCGCGCGTCGGGTTGGACGTCGACACCGTGAAGCGCACCGTTCAGCGACTTCGTGAGCAGCAGTACGTGCGCATCGTAGGCGAGCGCATCGAGATCCCCGATGTGGAGGCCCTACGGCGTTTGTACGTGCTTCTGGGCACCAAAGACGAGATCCACGGAGAGAGTACGCAGCGCTAA
- a CDS encoding glutathione S-transferase family protein, producing the protein MATKLYEGSISPNSRKVRLLAAELDIPIDCVTLNFAKREFRSPEYLARNPNGKVPTLEEDDGFVLWESGAILKYLASKRPDREMVPTDPREQAMLDQWLLWWTAHPEAALYRLIMERLVKPFRGVRGNDPTIVADAEEDLARFLPILDQHLQVHEYIVKRLSVVDYAVAPWLEAAQGPLHVDLRGYGAIAAWLSRMQARPRWISLEAR; encoded by the coding sequence ATGGCAACCAAACTTTATGAAGGCAGCATATCCCCCAACTCGCGCAAGGTGCGATTGCTAGCCGCCGAGCTGGACATTCCCATCGATTGCGTGACGCTGAATTTCGCGAAACGCGAATTCCGCTCGCCCGAGTACCTCGCCCGGAACCCCAACGGGAAGGTGCCCACCTTGGAGGAGGATGACGGCTTCGTGCTCTGGGAATCCGGCGCCATCTTGAAGTACCTGGCGTCGAAACGTCCCGATCGCGAGATGGTCCCCACCGACCCACGCGAGCAAGCGATGCTCGACCAATGGTTGCTATGGTGGACCGCCCATCCCGAGGCCGCACTGTACCGTTTGATCATGGAGCGGCTGGTGAAGCCGTTCCGCGGTGTGCGCGGAAATGATCCGACGATTGTCGCAGACGCCGAGGAAGATCTCGCCCGGTTCCTGCCCATTCTCGATCAGCACCTGCAGGTGCATGAGTACATCGTTAAGCGCCTCTCCGTGGTCGACTACGCCGTCGCTCCATGGCTCGAGGCCGCCCAAGGGCCACTCCACGTCGATCTCCGCGGCTATGGGGCGATTGCTGCATGGCTCTCGCGCATGCAAGCGCGACCGCGCTGGATCTCCCTCGAGGCCCGTTAG
- a CDS encoding S1 RNA-binding domain-containing protein, whose translation MSSEKRETPGTEDSFAAMFEREAPAMGNRKRGGAPRVGAKVDGVVVQVGRDSVFVELDGKRQAFFDAAELRAPDGTISVKEGDRVTAQVVESDDAKGIIRLGRSMGKPGSLAALEQARESGLGVEGKVTGVNKGGLDVDVGGMRAFCPMSQIDVRRVEDADAKALIGQLLRFVVTDIRDGGKNIVVSRRAFLQQESSEAAARALVDIVPGAVLTGTVSSVRDFGAFVDLGGIEGLIPRSEIAHDRSVSVDDALKPGDTVEVQVREVKDVEPAKASTARGATKKITLSLKALTADPWAELALVEGRVALGTVTRETEFGLFVRLGPGVEGLVHVSELGRGTKPAEGQEIRVVVKKIDRASRKISLVPAPDDAQVGGVVATGTVKVGAIVSGAVERIEQYGLFVQIDGTKGKAGRGLVPVAEIGVPRGTDLRKSFPEGTKVTAKVLETGDGRLRLSIKGALADQERGDYEAARGKAAAPASLGTFADLLKKSTKK comes from the coding sequence ATGAGCAGCGAGAAGCGCGAAACGCCCGGAACTGAAGATTCCTTTGCCGCGATGTTCGAACGCGAGGCCCCCGCCATGGGCAACCGAAAGCGGGGAGGGGCCCCGAGGGTCGGTGCCAAAGTCGATGGCGTGGTGGTCCAAGTTGGCCGCGACTCCGTCTTCGTCGAGCTCGATGGAAAGCGGCAAGCCTTCTTCGACGCCGCGGAACTTCGCGCGCCGGACGGCACCATCTCCGTCAAAGAGGGCGACCGCGTCACCGCGCAGGTCGTGGAATCCGACGACGCCAAAGGGATCATCCGCCTCGGGCGCTCGATGGGCAAACCCGGCAGCCTGGCCGCACTCGAGCAGGCCAGAGAATCGGGCCTCGGTGTCGAGGGCAAGGTCACCGGCGTCAACAAGGGCGGTCTCGACGTCGACGTGGGCGGCATGCGCGCCTTCTGCCCCATGTCCCAGATCGACGTGCGCCGCGTAGAAGACGCCGACGCCAAAGCGCTCATCGGCCAACTGCTTCGCTTCGTGGTCACGGACATCCGCGACGGCGGGAAAAACATCGTCGTCTCGCGCCGCGCGTTCTTGCAGCAAGAGTCCTCCGAAGCGGCGGCCCGCGCGCTGGTCGACATCGTTCCCGGCGCGGTTCTTACGGGCACCGTCTCGAGCGTGCGCGACTTCGGCGCCTTCGTGGATCTGGGCGGCATCGAAGGCCTGATTCCGCGCTCGGAAATCGCACACGACCGCAGTGTCTCCGTCGACGACGCCCTCAAGCCGGGCGACACCGTGGAGGTGCAAGTCCGCGAGGTGAAGGACGTCGAGCCGGCCAAGGCTTCAACTGCCCGAGGCGCGACCAAGAAGATCACGCTGTCGCTCAAAGCGCTCACCGCAGATCCGTGGGCCGAGCTTGCGCTCGTCGAAGGGCGCGTCGCCCTGGGAACCGTCACGCGCGAGACCGAGTTCGGCCTCTTCGTGCGACTCGGTCCCGGCGTCGAAGGCCTGGTGCACGTCTCGGAATTGGGCCGCGGCACCAAGCCCGCCGAAGGACAGGAGATCCGCGTCGTCGTGAAGAAGATCGATCGCGCGTCGCGAAAGATCTCGCTCGTGCCCGCACCGGACGATGCTCAGGTCGGCGGCGTGGTGGCGACGGGCACGGTGAAGGTCGGCGCCATCGTCTCGGGCGCGGTGGAGCGCATCGAGCAGTACGGCCTCTTCGTCCAAATCGACGGCACCAAGGGCAAGGCCGGGCGCGGCCTCGTTCCCGTGGCCGAGATCGGCGTCCCGCGTGGAACGGATCTGCGAAAGTCCTTCCCCGAGGGCACGAAGGTCACCGCCAAGGTGCTCGAGACCGGCGACGGGCGGCTACGCCTCTCCATCAAGGGCGCCCTGGCCGATCAGGAACGCGGCGATTACGAAGCCGCGCGCGGCAAGGCGGCGGCCCCGGCATCGCTCGGTACGTTCGCCGATCTCCTCAAGAAGAGCACCAAGAAGTAA
- a CDS encoding alpha/beta hydrolase, whose product MRASVATCFIAWALSLVGCAAGEPAQPESVDRIGTGEGPLSTVLQDDEKNPQLAADADLDEVRTVHHYVPVGWHRTVHVVQKFTKRCARRQDRRSVLLLPGTIVKADFYDIDVDGYRFQTELAKAGYDTFATDYEGSGGSSYPDDGHDVTHRFLVEESRRVLEAVRHIGGVPRVDVLGESNGGAVASELCDDARRTRSCVLSSMIYRTGTPMFYSVFLDPAFLAFIDGQPQGYMNTTADLYFNIVPRSPKPVQDAILATQPGKYAVGTMLAPAKGLPWFDPTHARVPALIIQGTLDNTAEQSDADDLRASYGSRGGGVATLVRIEGANHIPRIENSPYSDQWKNFVFEFLKTH is encoded by the coding sequence ATGAGAGCGTCGGTGGCGACATGTTTCATCGCATGGGCCCTGTCGTTGGTCGGCTGCGCGGCGGGCGAGCCTGCGCAACCGGAGAGCGTGGATCGCATCGGGACGGGGGAGGGGCCGCTCAGCACTGTCTTACAGGATGACGAGAAGAACCCGCAGCTGGCCGCCGACGCCGACCTCGACGAGGTTCGGACCGTGCACCACTACGTCCCCGTGGGTTGGCACCGCACGGTGCACGTGGTGCAGAAGTTCACCAAGCGATGCGCACGACGCCAGGACCGGCGTTCCGTGCTGCTCTTACCGGGCACCATCGTGAAAGCCGATTTCTACGACATCGATGTCGACGGGTATCGGTTCCAAACCGAGTTGGCCAAGGCGGGGTACGATACCTTCGCCACCGACTACGAAGGAAGCGGCGGGAGCTCGTACCCGGATGATGGGCACGATGTGACGCATCGGTTCCTCGTCGAGGAGAGCCGCAGGGTGCTCGAAGCCGTCCGCCACATCGGCGGCGTCCCACGTGTGGACGTGCTCGGCGAGTCGAATGGAGGCGCCGTCGCAAGTGAGCTTTGCGACGATGCGAGGCGCACGCGCTCGTGTGTGCTCTCGTCGATGATTTACCGCACGGGTACGCCAATGTTCTATTCGGTGTTCCTGGATCCCGCATTTCTCGCATTCATCGATGGCCAGCCGCAGGGCTACATGAACACGACAGCGGATCTGTACTTCAACATCGTACCGCGCTCGCCCAAACCCGTGCAGGACGCGATTCTCGCCACGCAGCCTGGCAAGTACGCCGTGGGAACCATGCTTGCCCCGGCGAAAGGGCTACCCTGGTTCGATCCGACGCACGCGCGTGTGCCGGCGCTCATCATTCAAGGCACGCTGGACAACACGGCGGAGCAATCCGACGCGGACGATCTGCGCGCATCCTATGGAAGCCGTGGTGGGGGTGTGGCGACGTTGGTACGCATCGAAGGAGCGAACCACATTCCCCGCATCGAAAATTCTCCGTACAGCGATCAGTGGAAAAACTTCGTCTTCGAATTCTTGAAGACACATTGA
- a CDS encoding SDR family oxidoreductase gives MQGKVCVVTGASSGVGKAMAIELARRGARVVVCSRSEALGQETLAEVKAVAQARGDREEPILEVANLSSLAEVRGLAERLRRRFEAIHVLMNNAGLYLPNRRQTVDGYDVVFAVNHLAPFLLTHLLRDRLAAAGNARVVATSSVGYRSARLDMNDLMMTKGRWRGLTQYANSKLAIIHFTREAARRFAGDGIRFNCFHPGGTRSRMAQDEPNWIGWMWRNFGFLLRRPEKGAETGVYLATSPEVENVSGEYFTDLKIQEVTPAARDEVLAARMWDVSLELTGLDRPGERSNGRIEFVEEGA, from the coding sequence ATGCAAGGTAAGGTCTGTGTCGTCACGGGCGCGAGCAGTGGCGTTGGCAAAGCCATGGCCATCGAATTGGCCCGCCGCGGAGCCCGCGTCGTCGTGTGCTCGCGTTCCGAGGCGCTGGGGCAGGAGACGCTCGCCGAGGTGAAAGCCGTCGCGCAAGCTCGCGGCGACCGCGAGGAACCGATCCTCGAGGTGGCGAACCTCTCGAGCCTGGCCGAGGTGCGCGGTCTCGCGGAGCGGCTCCGCCGGCGCTTCGAGGCGATCCACGTCTTGATGAACAATGCAGGCCTTTACCTTCCCAACCGGCGCCAGACCGTCGATGGGTACGACGTCGTTTTCGCCGTGAACCATCTGGCGCCGTTTCTCCTGACGCACCTGCTTCGCGATCGCCTCGCCGCGGCCGGCAATGCGCGGGTCGTGGCCACATCGTCCGTCGGATACCGGTCGGCGCGCCTCGACATGAACGATCTGATGATGACGAAGGGCCGCTGGCGAGGCCTGACCCAGTACGCGAACTCGAAGCTGGCGATCATCCACTTCACACGCGAGGCCGCGCGTCGCTTCGCGGGCGATGGGATTCGCTTCAATTGCTTTCACCCGGGGGGGACGCGCTCGCGCATGGCGCAGGACGAACCCAACTGGATCGGCTGGATGTGGAGGAACTTCGGCTTCTTGCTTCGCCGCCCGGAAAAGGGGGCGGAGACGGGCGTGTACCTGGCGACGTCGCCCGAGGTCGAGAACGTGAGCGGCGAGTACTTCACGGACCTGAAGATTCAGGAGGTGACGCCGGCCGCGCGCGACGAGGTTCTTGCCGCACGCATGTGGGACGTGAGCTTGGAGCTCACCGGGCTCGATAGGCCCGGGGAGCGATCGAATGGGCGAATCGAGTTCGTGGAGGAAGGAGCGTAA
- a CDS encoding thiamine pyrophosphate-binding protein, translated as MVGERVGTEDSDPPPPDSPRNVVTAGAPNRPSRNAESVGKSRCADRLVDVLEGAGIDTVYGVPGGAISPIYDALYDHPNIRVVHARHETSAIFMSIGHTRVRPNSIPCVLVTSGPGVTNSVTGLAAVLGEGVPVVVIGGEVPRAKFGHRALQEGSAETIDVVNIVRTVTRSAACITIPGHAAYQLATAIDRAKTERGPVFLSLPLDVAVAPTPPIQFARTIRPRPTLDQALLNDVADALRNARRPLLLVGSGARGAAYEIRALAEKLRIPVITSPKAKGIVPEMADYCVGVFGYGGHPSATEFVQQNPPDVVLALGCGLTEPSTNSWSSLLQASHTMIQVDIDPSQFGRNYRPDLAIEGDAADVIREIRRRLANCAPWERTLPGIRYLDPHMLEGDRVPLAPARVLRVVQEEMPPTTVYTSDIGEHLLFALHYLQLSYPDQFMASYALGSMGSGICAAIGAKLAAPERSVVAICGDYGFQMYGMDLNMCVQEGLGVVFVVMNDDRMRMVEAGIDRIYGRTLPMHGPRVNFAELARAHGAQGFVAADVDQLRSALRRARNDVPTVIDARIDPTAAFPMNSRVQEISNFASG; from the coding sequence TTGGTCGGAGAGCGTGTCGGAACGGAGGATTCCGATCCTCCGCCCCCGGATTCACCGCGAAATGTGGTGACGGCGGGGGCTCCGAATCGTCCTTCGCGAAATGCGGAATCCGTCGGCAAAAGCCGATGTGCCGATCGGCTCGTCGATGTCCTCGAGGGGGCGGGCATCGACACCGTTTATGGCGTACCGGGCGGGGCCATCAGCCCCATCTATGATGCGCTGTACGATCACCCGAACATCCGTGTCGTCCACGCCCGGCACGAGACCAGTGCCATTTTCATGAGCATTGGGCACACCCGCGTGCGCCCGAATTCCATTCCTTGCGTACTCGTAACCTCCGGCCCCGGGGTGACCAATTCGGTCACCGGCCTTGCGGCTGTGTTGGGCGAGGGCGTTCCCGTGGTGGTCATTGGCGGCGAGGTGCCTCGGGCCAAGTTTGGCCATCGCGCGCTGCAAGAGGGAAGCGCCGAGACCATCGACGTGGTCAACATCGTGCGGACGGTCACCCGATCCGCTGCGTGCATTACCATTCCGGGACACGCCGCGTATCAACTCGCCACCGCCATCGATCGCGCGAAAACGGAACGCGGACCCGTGTTTTTGTCCCTTCCGCTCGATGTGGCCGTGGCGCCCACCCCGCCGATTCAGTTCGCACGTACGATACGTCCGCGCCCCACACTCGATCAGGCACTGCTCAACGACGTGGCCGACGCCCTGCGCAATGCGCGCAGGCCGCTGTTGCTCGTCGGCTCGGGCGCTCGCGGGGCAGCGTACGAAATTCGTGCACTCGCCGAGAAGCTCCGCATCCCGGTGATCACATCGCCCAAGGCCAAAGGCATCGTCCCGGAAATGGCGGACTACTGCGTGGGCGTATTCGGATACGGCGGTCATCCTTCGGCGACCGAATTCGTCCAACAGAATCCACCCGACGTGGTGCTCGCATTGGGCTGCGGCCTCACCGAGCCGAGCACGAATAGCTGGTCATCGTTGCTGCAGGCCTCGCATACGATGATTCAGGTCGATATCGACCCAAGTCAATTTGGAAGAAACTATCGTCCAGATTTGGCGATAGAGGGCGATGCGGCCGACGTCATTCGGGAGATTCGCCGGCGGCTGGCCAATTGTGCGCCGTGGGAACGGACGCTTCCGGGCATCCGTTATTTGGACCCACATATGCTGGAAGGCGATCGCGTGCCCCTGGCGCCCGCGCGCGTTTTGCGTGTGGTGCAGGAAGAAATGCCTCCCACCACGGTTTATACTTCCGATATCGGCGAGCACCTTCTGTTCGCCCTACACTACTTACAATTGTCCTATCCCGATCAATTCATGGCCTCGTATGCCCTCGGCTCCATGGGGTCGGGCATCTGTGCGGCCATTGGGGCCAAGCTCGCCGCACCGGAGCGTAGCGTAGTGGCTATTTGCGGCGATTACGGCTTTCAAATGTACGGTATGGACTTGAACATGTGCGTCCAGGAAGGTCTGGGCGTCGTATTCGTGGTCATGAACGACGACCGCATGCGCATGGTCGAAGCGGGCATCGATCGCATTTACGGACGCACCCTCCCCATGCACGGTCCGCGGGTCAATTTCGCCGAGCTCGCGCGCGCCCACGGTGCACAGGGCTTCGTGGCGGCCGACGTCGACCAACTCCGCTCCGCGTTGCGTCGTGCACGCAACGACGTGCCCACGGTCATCGACGCCCGCATCGACCCGACAGCGGCCTTTCCGATGAACTCGCGTGTTCAAGAGATCAGCAACTTCGCTTCAGGCTGA